A window from Malaclemys terrapin pileata isolate rMalTer1 chromosome 18, rMalTer1.hap1, whole genome shotgun sequence encodes these proteins:
- the DUSP14 gene encoding dual specificity protein phosphatase 14, giving the protein MTSRNHHTLPRVLMAPRMFTEGELGGIAQITPSLYLSRGSVASNRQLLLARGITCIINATIEIPNFNWPQFEYVKVPLADVPNAPISLYFDSVADKIQSVTRKHGATLVHCAAGVSRSATLCIAYLMKYHKVSLFEAYNWVKSRRPVIRPNVGFWRQLIDYERKLFGKTTVKMVQTPYGVLPDVYEREGRHLMPYWGI; this is encoded by the coding sequence ATGACCTCCAGAAACCACCACACCTTACCACGAGTTCTGATGGCACCTCGAATGTTTACTGAAGGAGAACTTGGGGGCATTGCCCAAATCACCCCCTCTCTGTACCTGAGCAGGGGCAGCGTAGCCTCGAACCGACAACTGCTTCTGGCCCGGGGCATCACCTGCATAATCAATGCCACCATTGAGATCCCCAACTTTAATTGGCCCCAATTTGAATATGTCAAAGTACCTCTGGCTGATGTGCCCAACGCCCCCATCTCCCTATACTTTGACAGCGTGGCTGATAAGATACAAAGCGTCACGCGAAAGCACGGGGCCACCTTAGTCCATTGTGCAGCTGGTGTGAGCAGATCGGCCACCCTGTGCATCGCTTATCTGATGAAGTACCACAAAGTGTCTCTGTTTGAGGCTTACAACTGGGTCAAGTCAAGACGCCCCGTCATCCGCCCCAATGTGGGTTTCTGGAGGCAGCTGATAGACTACGAGCGGAAGCTGTTTGGGAAGACGACGGTTAAAATGGTACAGACACCGTATGGTGTACTCCCAGACGTTTATGAGAGAGAGGGGAGACACCTCATGCCTTACTGGGGGATTTAA